Genomic window (Psilocybe cubensis strain MGC-MH-2018 chromosome 1, whole genome shotgun sequence):
TACTATTTTACTCTATGATATTAATATCTGATGGTCACAAAATATACTTGTATAGCCTTCCTAAGGTGACTCTATGGCCAACCCACGATCCAGTAGACGGTTACATATGTGAATCAATTAATGGCCCCAAAGACGGGCCCTCTACGATCCTGTCCAAGTATTTCGAGAAACCTGTTCACCTCATCTATAAAGGGCCTCAACCACGTCCCATAGACCCAACAGCCTCATTTCCTGATCTGAAAGCGACTGCCAAATATCAGGACATGTATCCTTTGCTCGTCTTGTCCGAAGAAAGCACGGTGGCCATTGAAAAGCAGCTTCGCGGCTACGTTGGTACACAAGGAATAGATGAACGTTGGAGGACAGATACAGTGCCGATCCAAAGGTTGTCTCTTAATTTTATGCTTTTTTGCAAGGATCGAATCCCTGACTTTATGAGATCACAGATTCAGACCCAACATCGTTCTTACTGGAGGAGGGCCGTTTGCAGAAGATCATTGGGAACAAATTCAGATCGGCTCCGAGGACGCCCCAATGTTAACACTTGTTTCCAAATGCACAAGATGTTTGGTAAATCAATTGTGATGTTATGTTTTTACCTTTACAATCTAATCATGATTCTTTAGCTGCCAAACGTCAGCCCCGAGACTGGAGAGCGGGACAAAGCCGTCCCGTATAAGGTCATAATGAAGTTTAGAACAGGACTCGACCCTCAGCAAAAAATGAAACCCTGTGTAGGATGCAATGCTGTCCCTAACGGACTAGGGACAGTCAAAGTAGGGGATTGGGTTTATGTCAAGAAGTTGATATAGTGTCCAAGTTGTCTTCACGACCTACATTTTTCCCAGATGTATTCTCAGAATCGTATTACTAGACATATCAAAATCAGCCAAACGTCGAATAGTTGTCTGATTAAATTAAAGGTAATCAAAAACGAGTTACGGGCGTTTGCCACAGGTGTCGTTGACGAGTGCATTGGACTAGGCGGATAGAAGTACGTGTTGTTTAGTCGCAGGCGAGTTTTCATGGCACGATTGGGACTCTGTTCGTTGAACATGACCCCACTAATACGGCTGGTAATTAAGTAATCGAATAATTTCTGTATGATATCCATACTTTGGAATTGGTACACTGTGTTGCCTGGAGAAAATACGGGAGGACCCTTGGAGTAAAATCCGAGGTTATATCGACATATTTGATGGGCGACAAGATCTCAGTTGGAATTTTAGCATCATACATCTTCTCAGTCTTGTATCCATTTTAGCAACAATTACCCACATATATAATTTTTTGAGCCTTTTATAGGTCGGGGATCCATTCGCGAGCAAACGCTCTCTGAATGTCATCCGACTGCCTGTCTAACCAGCAGTCGGTGGCACCACGCGCGGACCGCTCAACATGAATGATATACAGGAGGCAGTCATATCTTGAGCTTGTTTAAAGGCGTTGTTGCTGTACAGGAAAGCACCACAGGATTGAGTACTTGGTCCTTCAAGGTCAAGACGGGATTGAAGAAGAGTTCATAGGTGGGTCAAATGTTTACGCGCTGGTGTCGTCTGTGAACCTTGGGGATTCCAGTTGTATCAGGAAGGTGATTGTAGACGTCAGACCTGCACAATAGTCAGCATGGAGGAGTTCTTATAATGGCGACCAGTTGCACACCAACGTCAAATATCTCCCTTTGGCTGTCCAAGTGAGGATCGCGTGGTAATATGCATGGCACACTTGAAGTAGGTTTTTAGAGCTGAATCAAGGGCGCAGTCGAGCTGGAGGTGGCGGGCAGGCGGGACTATGACGCCGGGCCGAATGTTATCGATTGGTGAGAGGCACAGATGGTCAGGCACAGCAGCTCCGCATCAAGAAGCTGGCGCAGATCTCAGATCCTTAGTTTTGGTTAGCCTTGACCTCCTTAGAAGTCGTAAAGGTTTCGAGTAATCGCCCCTGCTAAAGTATCGCGTTGAGGGCTCTACATAGGCCTGAAAGTATTGGGTATGTTAAAATGTTTGTAGTTACAGAAAGAAACCGGTGAATAAAGACTGATATCAGGGGAAATTAGAGGCGAGTCACGTGAATGGGTACTCTGCGTTGAGATCCCATTGGCATTTGATCCAACTCAATCCACCTTTACCGTccacaccctcctcctcgtcctcccaATCCGCCCCGTGTTCGGGTGATCCTCCAGGCGGCCATCCCACAGACTGCCCACACGATGGCAAGGTCGAAATGGATATCCTTTGGTGCCCAGCAGTCTCTGGACCGCGCAGCAGCCAAAGCTGCTGCAGTTACTACCGCTTTACCACTGACATCTTCAGCGGATGCGAAGAAGTTTGGCCTGGAGAATGTGGGTTTCTGTTTCCTCATTCAAAAAGTCCCTTGTAGCTTATCGTCCAAATATATATCAGTTCGGCAACACTTGGTGAGCCCTAGCCAATATTTACTTCGTAAGATGGATACTGACGTATGAACAGCTATGCGAATTCAGTTTTGCAAGCACTATATTTCTGCACTCCATTTCGTGACCTCCTTCTGCaagattttgaagccttgcAGACCCAGGATAGTTCTGTGGCGACACCCCCGGGGACCAGTAAGCCTCCGTCTACATCATTCGCTCCCGTTCGACGGAAGCCCGAGCGCAAGGCTTCGACCTCCGGCCACATAGCCGACCCTTCTGGATCGACATCCCAACAAGTCTCTGCCTATCCTATACCCTCTTCATCTCCTACTCTCTTCTCTGCACTACAGTCACTCTTTCTCAACATTTCCACGAACCCTGGCGACAAGGGCACAGTGTCGCCACGCGCCTTTATCGACAAGTTGAAGGAACTTAATGATATCTTCCGCTCAACTATGCATCAGGACGCGCATGAATTTCTGAATTATCTGCTTAATAAGATCGTTGAGGAGATAGAGCAGGAGAAGAAACAGACGCAGGCGACCGCAAACGGGGATGATTGTGAGTATTCTATTTGTTGGAGTTCTTTGTAGCTCATTCGCTTTTCATCAGTATCAAATTCCGTTGTAACACTAGGTTCGCGGACACCTCCTACCGTTTTAACCGCCGCTAGTTCTAGTTCCGGAACTCATCCCCAAGACGCCACCCTCGTTCACAAGCTCTTTGAAGGCATTCTTACGAGCGAAACACGCTGTCTGACCTGCGAAACTGTGCGTGGAACGTTGAAACAATATTTAACGAAAACTGAGGTTGAAATGAAATAGGTATCATCTCGGGACGAATCATTTCTTGACTTGTCCATCGATATCGAGCAGAATTCTAGTGTTACCGCATGCCTCCGACAATTCAGCGCAAGTGAGATGCTATGCCAAAGGAACAAATTCTTTTGCGATTCATGTTGCGACCTGCAAGAAGCAGAGAAAAGGTGTTTATCTACCCGTTAACTGTGTTTAACAAACTTTTGACATCTTTACAAGGATGAAAATCAAGAAACTACCCAATGTACTGGCACTGCATTTAAAGCGCTTCAAATACCAAGAAGATGTTGGAAAATACATTAAGCTTGCTTACCGAGTTGCTTTCCCCTTTGAACTTCGATTATTTAACACTGTAGACGATATCGACGACGCCGACCGATTGTATAATTTGTTTGCTATTGTAGTTCATATCGGAAAGTGAGTCTGACTGTTTTGTTTGTCATTTACGGATGCTGATACATATCTCTTTCTAAAGTGGACCTCATCACGGACATTATATTTCTATAATCAAAACCGCAGGAACCTGGCTCGTCTTTGATGACGACAATGTATATTCAATACCAGAAGGTGATATCCCAAAGTACTTTGGGGACTCCAACTCAGGTTCTGCGTATGTACTTTATTATCAAGCGGAGGATATTGATTTGGCTGGCCTTGGACTCCGCACACCTGAAACAACACTTCCACTAGAGGTACCCGCAATTCCATTGTCGCAGTCGCAAGAATCACCTACTCAGTATCGTCGATCACCTCCTCTACCCCCTGGCCTCAGCACAGTACCCATTTCCGACGGAGATGCCGACGCCGTGCAATCACCCCCTCCAATTCCACCACCTATGCCGATCCCACCCACTCCATCAGCTCCCCCGCCGGAAAAACCTTCATTGACGCCAGTCGTCATTTCGGACCCTCCATCAACCGATTCTTCTTCACTACCAGGGTCCTTACCCCCTGTGACCACATCACCTATGGCTTCCACTGGATTTGGCAACAAACTACTCAACTCAATCCGTCGGGCGCCGTCTATATCTACCTCACGTGGGACAATCGGGAGCGCGACCAGCTCACCTGTACATCCTGGCGAGACACGCCGCTCCGCCgctgacaagtctccaggGCCATCGACTTCGACTTTGTCGTTTGTAACGCCTCTAGATATCTCAACACATGAGTTACCCCCACCTTTTCCACCTAATGTGCTTaatcaatctcaatctcctATGGATACTACACCAATAATTATACCTCAAGTTAATGAACCGAAAGTGGAGCAGCAAAAAgtgaaggaaagggagaaagataacgagaaggagaaggacaaagaaaaagagagagagaaacaaAAACCACCCCGCAAGTGGTTCAGACGACAAAGCGTCAAGACGGTGGATAAGTCGGGGgtggataactctccaatgccTGACGTCCCGTCAACTCCTGTACATCCTCAAGAAAATTCCCATTCAAATTGGTTAAAACACCCTTCATCTTCTGTTAACCCCTCTTCTCCCCGGCCACAACGACAGCCGTCTGAAAACGGAAGTTCTACGGTATATTCAGAGACTTCGACACTTTACCCCAACTCGTCAAAACTTGCACCAACGCTTGTTCCATTAAGAAGACAAGATCGAATGAATGGCCATGACGAATTTCACCCGCCTGCGTCAACTTCATCCTCTCCAAGCTCAAATTCGTTTTTGAGCCAATTACAACCATCTGTCACGGGTCATACTACACGGCCGTCAACATCATCTACCACCACATCAGGACCGCAGGAATACTCATCTTCACCTGTGCGTAAGCTGCCTGTTACTCCATCTGATCGGCCACGGGCCAGCGTCGAGCGAAAACGAAGCCTTGATCTCAATGCACTCTCTACGGCTGGTCCGGGTTCGATTTCTGCAACATTTACTCCCTCTCAGACTGCACAATACAAAGACCGACCAGCGGTGCCACCACCTAGATTCAACTCGCATCGCGCTAATGCGAGCAACGGCAATATCTTCGTCGCCGAACCAGAGAGTTTCGTGAAAGGCAAGTTCCGTTCCACGGAGTTTGAGGGCGGTTCTGCAAGCCCGACCGGACCTGGGTTCAAGCCAGCAACGCAGAAATCGCTGCCGCCCGTGTCGCTGGCTTCCGCCGTGGGCGCTAATAACAGCATGAGTAGTACCAACTCGGCTAGTTCGAATTTCAAACGTACGACGCGCAAGCTGAGTCTAACGGCGCCTATGCTCGGGTTTGGGAAGCGGGATAAagacaaggagaaggaacGAGAAAAGGAGAGGTTGCGCGAGAGGGACAGGGCGTCGCCGAACGGAATGAACAGAGTTTGATCTCTATTACTACTATTATTATTGTACACTTGGAAGGATGGAATCAAAATCTGAAAATGTATTTGTTGGAATACGAGAGCAGTTATCACATTGAAAACATACAACAAAACAATTGAAAGCTATAAGACACATTACAGTACAGAAAGCGAGGGTAGAGATTGTCCGGATAATTAAACTGTTCAATAATGAGAGTCAAGTTACAGTATGCTGTAGCGCAAAAACGATATAAAGTCGAGTGACTGGAGGATGCTTGGCGatgggggaggagggagtGACATGACTTGGTCGGCCTGCTTGGGCGGCTCCAATGTATCATCTTCAATGACTTTGAGTTCCCATTTATGAGCAAGGCGAAGGTGAGGCTCGACAACTGGGGCAATATCCAGCAGCCTGATAAAATCTTCGTTCTCCGCAGCGACGCAGATCTTGCCGCTGGTCTCGTCCCAAGCCGAGGCGACAAGACCTCCCCCGCGGTTAATATCATGCCCGACATCTTCAGAAAACATGATGTCGTCCAACGCCCGCGAGTTCTCTGCTGGGACTTCAGTGATCGGATACGTTATATTAGCCAAAGGGTTAGGATTTATCCTCCCCAGACGTTTTTCCGGCCACTGGAACCGGCGCATGCGCTTGAGGAACTTGGCCTCTGAGATATCATCGTTGATCTCAAGAAAGAGCGTGCGGAACGCACCGGGCAGCGCGCGTTCGTGGAACTTGTCGTTGGCATGGTGGTGCGAGGTAGAGTCCGTCTCCGAGTAGCGCCAGCCGTGCGCGGTGCGCTGCGCCCTGATCCACCAGTACGCGCAGCCTTTCGGGTTCGCGGACGGCGCGAAGACCCAGATGGTGGGCGGGCCTGCGTCGCGCAGGATGACGTCCGGATGCTCCTCGTTGGCTTTGCCGAACTCGGCGTCGGAGATGACGAATTCGCCGTCTAGCTGCCATGTGTCTTGGCGCTCCCATTGTTCGATGGGGTCCAGGATGTGGACGCCTTCGTCGGAGGGCATGTCGTATATTTCGAACAGGATGATGACTTGAGCATCTGGATTGGGCGCGGGGTTGGTGCAGAGGGTGCGGATGACCAGGAGACCTTTTTGGCATGGAAGATAGCGAACGGCGCGGATGCGATGGGGCTGAGAGTACATTTGAGCGATTTGGATTAAAAGGAAAA
Coding sequences:
- a CDS encoding Mitochondrial amidoxime-reducing component 1, translating into MVLITPSIESDGTLNVKFPENSGCDEFSVPLNPSEETLKSWSILPKVTLWPTHDPVDGYICESINGPKDGPSTILSKYFEKPVHLIYKGPQPRPIDPTASFPDLKATAKYQDMYPLLVLSEESTVAIEKQLRGYVGTQGIDERWRTDTVPIQRFRPNIVLTGGGPFAEDHWEQIQIGSEDAPMLTLVSKCTRCLLPNVSPETGERDKAVPYKVIMKFRTGLDPQQKMKPCVGCNAVPNGLGTVKVGDWVYVKKLI
- a CDS encoding Ubiquitin carboxyl-terminal hydrolase 4, with protein sequence MARSKWISFGAQQSLDRAAAKAAAVTTALPLTSSADAKKFGLENFGNTCYANSVLQALYFCTPFRDLLLQDFEALQTQDSSVATPPGTSKPPSTSFAPVRRKPERKASTSGHIADPSGSTSQQVSAYPIPSSSPTLFSALQSLFLNISTNPGDKGTVSPRAFIDKLKELNDIFRSTMHQDAHEFLNYLLNKIVEEIEQEKKQTQATANGDDCSRTPPTVLTAASSSSGTHPQDATLVHKLFEGILTSETRCLTCETVSSRDESFLDLSIDIEQNSSVTACLRQFSASEMLCQRNKFFCDSCCDLQEAEKRMKIKKLPNVLALHLKRFKYQEDVGKYIKLAYRVAFPFELRLFNTVDDIDDADRLYNLFAIVVHIGNGPHHGHYISIIKTAGTWLVFDDDNVYSIPEGDIPKYFGDSNSGSAYVLYYQAEDIDLAGLGLRTPETTLPLEVPAIPLSQSQESPTQYRRSPPLPPGLSTVPISDGDADAVQSPPPIPPPMPIPPTPSAPPPEKPSLTPVVISDPPSTDSSSLPGSLPPVTTSPMASTGFGNKLLNSIRRAPSISTSRGTIGSATSSPVHPGETRRSAADKSPGPSTSTLSFVTPLDISTHELPPPFPPNVLNQSQSPMDTTPIIIPQVNEPKVEQQKVKEREKDNEKEKDKEKEREKQKPPRKWFRRQSVKTVDKSGVDNSPMPDVPSTPVHPQENSHSNWLKHPSSSVNPSSPRPQRQPSENGSSTVYSETSTLYPNSSKLAPTLVPLRRQDRMNGHDEFHPPASTSSSPSSNSFLSQLQPSVTGHTTRPSTSSTTTSGPQEYSSSPVRKLPVTPSDRPRASVERKRSLDLNALSTAGPGSISATFTPSQTAQYKDRPAVPPPRFNSHRANASNGNIFVAEPESFVKGKFRSTEFEGGSASPTGPGFKPATQKSLPPVSLASAVGANNSMSSTNSASSNFKRTTRKLSLTAPMLGFGKRDKDKEKEREKERLRERDRASPNGMNRV